The Bacteroidales bacterium genome contains a region encoding:
- a CDS encoding TrkH family potassium uptake protein, translated as MRPEIIIKFNGYVLLFNAVFLLLAASISFFNTETSALPLLFSGLICIIFGLFPFIFVEDQDDITFQEGLVIVASSWLITCLIGMLPYVMWGGEFSLINAWFESVSGFTTTGSSILNDIERLPGGLLFWRSSTHWIGGVGVIMFVLLILPHAASSRLTLLNAEMSELSKYNFRYKARKIIRILAIVYVGLTLAETLALFASGMTLFDAINHSFATIATGGFSTKNLSIAHFDNLGIEYILIFFMVLSGLHFGLLYRTFTFQKENIFTSATVRNFVFILFLGVILVSAKLYITGVYDFWNSIRYGAFQVVSLGTTTGFANADSAHWPAFTHIILIYFTIQCAMVGSTSGGLKFDRVLLFFKSLKKQLILLQHPKAVVVVKLNSRNISDNLEALTLVFIILYLFTLFMTTLVLTFFDVDLYTAFTASVATIGNVGPGFGEVSSLANYSTIPGIGKFMLSINMILGRLEIFNIIALLMIRKSSV; from the coding sequence ATTCGCCCAGAGATTATTATAAAGTTTAACGGATATGTACTGCTCTTTAATGCAGTGTTTCTACTTCTGGCAGCATCTATTTCATTCTTCAATACTGAAACATCAGCGTTGCCGCTGCTTTTCAGTGGACTTATCTGCATAATTTTTGGATTATTTCCGTTTATCTTCGTCGAAGACCAGGATGATATAACTTTTCAGGAGGGCTTGGTGATTGTTGCTTCCAGTTGGTTGATTACCTGCCTGATTGGTATGCTACCATACGTAATGTGGGGCGGTGAGTTCAGTCTCATCAACGCCTGGTTCGAAAGCGTTTCCGGGTTCACAACTACGGGTTCATCCATTCTTAATGATATAGAGCGTCTGCCTGGTGGGCTGCTTTTCTGGCGCTCTTCCACGCATTGGATAGGGGGAGTTGGTGTGATCATGTTTGTTCTGCTCATTTTACCTCATGCAGCAAGTTCACGGCTCACCTTGCTTAACGCTGAAATGAGCGAACTCTCGAAATACAATTTCCGGTATAAAGCCCGTAAAATTATCCGGATTCTGGCTATTGTTTATGTTGGCCTTACACTTGCGGAAACCCTGGCACTTTTTGCATCTGGTATGACTCTTTTTGATGCCATCAACCATTCATTCGCCACCATAGCCACAGGAGGATTTTCAACCAAAAATCTTAGCATTGCTCATTTCGACAATCTGGGCATTGAATACATCCTCATTTTCTTCATGGTCTTGTCCGGTCTTCATTTTGGCCTGTTATACAGGACCTTTACCTTTCAAAAAGAAAATATTTTCACATCTGCCACCGTAAGGAATTTTGTCTTTATCCTGTTCCTGGGTGTCATATTGGTATCAGCTAAGTTATACATTACAGGCGTTTACGATTTCTGGAATTCCATACGCTATGGCGCATTTCAGGTGGTATCGCTTGGCACTACAACAGGTTTCGCCAATGCCGATAGTGCCCATTGGCCTGCATTCACCCATATCATACTTATTTACTTTACTATTCAATGCGCAATGGTGGGTTCAACATCTGGAGGATTGAAATTCGACAGGGTTTTATTATTCTTCAAATCACTAAAAAAGCAGCTCATATTGTTGCAACATCCCAAAGCTGTGGTTGTCGTTAAGTTGAATAGCCGGAATATAAGTGATAATCTTGAAGCCCTGACTCTCGTTTTTATTATACTCTACCTGTTCACACTGTTCATGACAACCCTGGTTCTTACATTTTTTGATGTAGACCTTTATACTGCTTTTACTGCATCTGTTGCAACAATCGGAAATGTGGGCCCTGGCTTTGGCGAAGTAAGTTCGCTGGCAAATTATTCCACAATTCCTGGTATAGGAAAGTTCATGCTAAGCATTAATATGATCCTTGGCCGTCTTGAAATTTTCAATATTATCGCCTTACTCATGATCAGAAAAAGCAGTGTTTAG
- a CDS encoding DUF2271 domain-containing protein has product MMAKLIIPAILLIILVNSSDAQNTVQNSSEQHSGITTATDGSVIFTVLSVSNGATYSPKNVFAVWIKDANGNFVISRKVMAASRKVHLVKWMASSGNNSVGAITGATLPSHQFHTISWDCRNQAGELVPDGVYEVWVEYTSRNSANGGDLGPFTHVSFEKGTSVLSVDFPDEAYFKDMNLQYSPSNVGLEEGLSDKMKWKAFPNPSAEGIHFSFDAPGSGFLNVTIYDLEGKRILELIDEHIEQQSYSFYWDSREAGYTQVAPGVYLVRVIFDSKMFEQKVILIR; this is encoded by the coding sequence ATGATGGCTAAATTAATCATCCCGGCAATCCTCTTAATCATTTTGGTTAATAGCAGCGATGCCCAAAACACAGTCCAAAATTCCTCGGAACAGCATTCGGGAATAACTACAGCAACCGATGGTTCTGTTATTTTTACAGTTTTATCAGTAAGCAATGGAGCAACCTACTCTCCAAAAAATGTTTTTGCTGTATGGATCAAAGATGCTAATGGAAATTTTGTGATCAGCCGGAAAGTTATGGCCGCATCGCGAAAAGTGCACCTTGTAAAGTGGATGGCTTCTTCGGGTAATAACAGCGTAGGTGCTATTACCGGAGCTACCCTGCCAAGCCATCAGTTTCATACAATTAGCTGGGATTGCCGTAATCAGGCCGGCGAACTGGTGCCCGACGGAGTTTATGAAGTCTGGGTGGAATATACCAGCAGAAATTCTGCGAATGGAGGTGATTTAGGACCCTTTACCCATGTTAGTTTTGAAAAGGGAACTTCGGTGCTTTCCGTTGATTTTCCAGATGAAGCGTATTTTAAGGATATGAATTTACAATACAGTCCTTCCAATGTTGGTCTTGAAGAAGGCTTGTCAGACAAAATGAAATGGAAAGCATTTCCCAATCCTTCAGCTGAAGGTATTCATTTCAGTTTTGACGCACCTGGAAGCGGATTCCTGAATGTCACCATTTATGATCTTGAGGGTAAAAGGATATTGGAACTCATTGACGAGCACATTGAGCAGCAATCCTATTCGTTTTACTGGGATAGCAGGGAGGCAGGTTATACACAGGTAGCTCCAGGGGTTTATCTGGTTAGGGTTATTTTTGATAGTAAAATGTTTGAACAGAAAGTAATTTTGATTCGATAG
- the cdd gene encoding cytidine deaminase yields the protein MKQNTIKINITEFSNAAELPAQDQELVKLAFEATNKAYAPYSRFTVGAALRLHNNVVVSGNNQENAAYPSGLCAERVAMFYAASQYPDQAIDTIAVVARADGIDLPEPATPCGSCRQVMAEYEQLHKTNLRVIMATESGKTILVEGMENLLPLAFEGKHLKKG from the coding sequence ATGAAACAAAATACCATTAAGATTAACATTACCGAGTTCAGTAATGCTGCCGAACTCCCTGCACAGGATCAGGAATTGGTAAAGCTTGCATTTGAAGCCACCAATAAGGCTTACGCACCTTACTCCCGTTTTACAGTAGGCGCTGCATTGCGGCTTCATAACAATGTTGTGGTGAGTGGCAACAACCAGGAAAATGCCGCCTATCCTTCTGGGCTTTGCGCCGAAAGGGTAGCGATGTTTTATGCTGCTTCACAATATCCGGATCAGGCCATTGATACCATTGCCGTTGTTGCCAGGGCCGATGGCATTGATTTGCCGGAGCCTGCTACTCCCTGTGGTTCGTGCCGGCAGGTTATGGCCGAATACGAACAACTTCATAAAACAAACCTCCGCGTAATCATGGCAACGGAATCGGGGAAAACCATTCTTGTTGAAGGCATGGAAAATCTGTTGCCACTGGCGTTTGAGGGGAAGCATTTGAAGAAAGGCTAG
- a CDS encoding DUF4271 domain-containing protein, translating into MAQDSIFQYPYQIIPKEIYEPAYQDTASFQVDFIVAIPGPLPVSTHFDINPARPDKGTKRNEYEYDWITVILVACFLVFTFAKHNYSRRMGQLLKACFVPRAVAHLYREGNPFNEQVTLALGTIYLLLSSLFIYIVLSHLNLLPTGLVHNEWLYVAILASNAVYWLVKAMASRALAHIFKTYDATGNYLLNNLLFNLSAGIFFLLILPVVVYTGSTLVLEISLIATLVITIYKVFRGILVGLSISSFPLFFLFLYVIMLEVAPLLILAKFFNAGI; encoded by the coding sequence ATGGCGCAGGACTCAATTTTCCAATATCCATATCAGATAATACCAAAAGAGATCTATGAGCCTGCTTACCAGGATACGGCATCTTTTCAAGTGGATTTTATAGTTGCGATCCCAGGGCCATTGCCGGTGAGTACACATTTTGATATTAATCCGGCAAGACCCGACAAGGGCACGAAACGGAATGAATATGAATATGACTGGATCACGGTAATACTTGTTGCCTGCTTCCTGGTATTTACATTTGCAAAGCATAATTATTCGAGGCGCATGGGCCAATTGCTCAAGGCATGTTTTGTTCCACGTGCAGTTGCCCACCTTTATCGCGAAGGCAATCCATTCAACGAACAGGTTACGCTCGCGCTGGGAACCATATACCTGCTGCTGTCATCATTGTTCATTTATATTGTTCTCAGTCATCTCAACCTGCTGCCAACAGGCCTTGTCCATAATGAGTGGCTTTATGTTGCTATTCTGGCTTCCAACGCTGTTTATTGGTTGGTAAAAGCAATGGCTAGCCGGGCATTGGCCCATATCTTTAAAACCTACGATGCTACTGGCAACTACTTGCTAAATAATTTACTATTCAATCTTTCTGCAGGAATTTTCTTTTTGCTTATTCTGCCGGTGGTTGTTTATACCGGCTCCACATTAGTCCTCGAAATTTCGCTTATTGCAACGTTAGTGATCACCATCTATAAGGTTTTCAGGGGAATTCTTGTAGGTTTATCTATTTCCAGCTTCCCGCTTTTCTTTTTGTTTTTATACGTTATCATGCTGGAAGTTGCGCCATTGCTTATACTGGCCAAATTTTTCAATGCAGGCATATGA
- a CDS encoding S41 family peptidase has translation MDIILRKVKSGTRTAYLVLIALLLQTSLLGQARSDFEVAKNLDIMATLYRTLNSNYVDDLQHGELFETAIVSMLESLDPYTNYIPESQREDYLFMTTGQYGGIGALIQQRKDYVVVSEPYEGAPAQKAGLIAGDKILEINGQSAKGKSVSDVSSILKGQPGTDLELLIERKGVKEPVLVSLTRENVKIDDIPYFGFLENNIAYINLSGFTQSASADVKKAFQDLQSQTELNGLIIDLRGNGGGLLSEAVDIVGMFVPSGETVVSTRGKLQESNRVHKTTSQPDDLDIPIAVLVDNNSASASEIVAGALQDLDRAVVIGQRTLGKGLVQNVIPLTYNTSLKVTVAKYYIPSGRCIQAIDYFHKDENGDHIVIPDSLKTAFTTRNGRTVYESAGIEPDVLVEPRTLSNISRELITNYMIFDFANQFYLDNNTIAPAGEFEITDAIYEEFKSFAAAGKLDYQTDSEEVLEELKLVIEEESNNENVLAMIQSIEKEISNSKANDLETFSPEIKDILRSEIISRYYFQRGRVISALPKDRAVKKALEVLQDQEQYMNVTGNGSTLPLKEKG, from the coding sequence ATGGACATAATATTAAGAAAAGTAAAATCCGGAACCAGAACCGCTTACCTGGTTCTAATAGCTTTATTACTTCAAACAAGCCTGTTGGGTCAGGCCAGAAGTGATTTTGAAGTTGCCAAGAACCTCGATATCATGGCTACGCTTTACCGTACACTCAACAGCAACTACGTTGACGACCTCCAGCATGGCGAACTCTTTGAAACAGCCATCGTATCAATGCTTGAATCATTGGATCCATACACCAACTACATCCCTGAATCACAGCGTGAAGATTATCTTTTTATGACCACCGGTCAATATGGTGGCATAGGTGCTTTGATCCAGCAGAGAAAAGATTATGTAGTTGTAAGTGAACCATACGAGGGAGCCCCGGCGCAAAAAGCCGGTTTGATTGCAGGCGACAAAATCCTTGAAATCAATGGACAGAGTGCAAAGGGCAAATCGGTGTCGGATGTAAGTTCTATTTTGAAAGGCCAACCCGGAACCGACCTGGAATTACTTATCGAGCGAAAAGGCGTAAAAGAACCTGTCCTTGTTTCTTTAACCCGCGAAAATGTTAAAATTGACGATATCCCCTATTTCGGATTTCTCGAAAACAACATTGCATATATCAACCTCTCAGGGTTCACACAAAGCGCTTCCGCTGATGTGAAAAAAGCCTTCCAGGACTTACAAAGCCAAACAGAACTCAATGGATTGATCATTGACCTGAGGGGCAATGGAGGTGGATTGTTGTCGGAGGCAGTTGATATCGTCGGGATGTTTGTACCCTCGGGCGAAACAGTTGTAAGCACACGTGGCAAGCTCCAGGAATCGAACAGGGTTCACAAAACCACTTCACAACCAGACGATTTGGATATTCCTATCGCCGTGCTTGTTGACAATAACTCCGCATCCGCTTCTGAAATCGTAGCCGGAGCCTTGCAAGACCTCGACCGGGCGGTGGTAATCGGGCAACGCACGCTCGGAAAGGGACTGGTTCAAAATGTGATCCCACTAACTTACAATACCAGTCTGAAAGTTACAGTAGCCAAGTATTACATTCCCAGCGGCCGTTGCATTCAGGCCATTGATTACTTTCATAAAGATGAAAATGGCGATCATATTGTAATCCCCGATTCGCTGAAAACAGCATTTACAACCCGCAATGGCCGCACGGTATATGAATCTGCCGGTATTGAACCCGATGTGTTGGTTGAACCCCGTACACTCAGCAATATTTCAAGAGAACTGATTACTAATTACATGATCTTTGATTTTGCGAACCAGTTTTATCTGGACAACAATACAATAGCCCCAGCCGGGGAGTTTGAGATTACAGATGCGATATATGAAGAATTCAAATCCTTTGCTGCAGCGGGAAAATTAGATTATCAGACTGATAGCGAAGAAGTTCTTGAAGAGTTGAAGCTTGTGATAGAAGAAGAAAGCAATAATGAAAACGTGCTGGCAATGATCCAGTCCATCGAGAAGGAAATAAGCAATAGCAAAGCCAATGATCTGGAAACCTTCAGCCCTGAAATAAAGGACATTCTGCGATCGGAAATAATTTCGCGCTACTACTTTCAGCGCGGAAGGGTCATCTCCGCTTTGCCAAAAGACCGTGCTGTGAAAAAAGCCCTTGAAGTACTGCAAGATCAGGAACAATACATGAATGTAACTGGTAATGGTTCAACACTTCCTTTGAAGGAAAAAGGTTGA
- a CDS encoding YdeI/OmpD-associated family protein, whose translation MHKIVSPWQDELEILRSIIIKTSLTSEIKWGMEIFTWNGKRVVGYLGFKNFFSLWFYNGVFLSDKYKALVNAQEGKTKALRQWRFTSSSEIDEEKILEYINEAIENEKAGRVWKPEKSGQLEIPELMHASFEQDHNLKSAFENLTPYKQKEYIEFLESAKREETKLSRLNKIKPIILSGLGLYDKYK comes from the coding sequence GTGCATAAAATTGTATCACCCTGGCAAGACGAACTGGAAATCTTACGTTCCATTATCATTAAAACCAGTCTTACGTCTGAGATTAAGTGGGGTATGGAGATTTTTACCTGGAATGGAAAACGCGTTGTGGGTTACCTGGGTTTCAAGAATTTCTTTTCCTTGTGGTTCTATAACGGGGTGTTTTTGAGCGATAAATACAAGGCACTGGTCAATGCGCAGGAAGGTAAAACAAAAGCCCTGCGCCAATGGAGGTTTACTTCATCCAGCGAAATTGATGAAGAAAAAATCCTTGAATACATTAACGAAGCTATTGAAAATGAAAAAGCCGGAAGGGTATGGAAACCTGAAAAGTCAGGTCAGTTAGAGATTCCGGAACTCATGCATGCCAGTTTTGAACAGGATCATAACCTGAAGTCAGCTTTTGAGAATCTAACCCCATACAAGCAAAAGGAATATATTGAATTCCTTGAATCAGCCAAACGTGAAGAAACCAAACTTTCCCGCCTGAACAAGATTAAACCGATAATTTTGAGTGGGCTTGGTTTGTATGATAAATACAAATAA
- the rnpA gene encoding ribonuclease P protein component, whose amino-acid sequence MPKFTRSERLRSQTLIQSLFTQGRSFYVSPFKVVWMATETVDSPPAQILISIPKKTFKHAVTRNLLRRRIREIYRKNKSDFYQQLVQMNRNCLFALIYTGREVMASSVLEPKIIITLQRLIQENVKTVG is encoded by the coding sequence ATGCCTAAGTTTACCCGAAGCGAACGCCTGCGAAGTCAGACGCTGATACAATCCCTTTTCACACAAGGGCGTTCTTTCTATGTGTCACCCTTTAAGGTTGTTTGGATGGCAACAGAAACGGTGGATTCGCCTCCGGCACAAATCCTTATCAGCATTCCAAAGAAAACTTTTAAGCATGCGGTGACCCGAAACCTTCTCCGCCGTCGGATCAGGGAGATATACAGGAAAAACAAGTCCGATTTCTATCAGCAATTGGTTCAAATGAACAGGAACTGCCTGTTTGCGTTGATATATACCGGAAGGGAGGTAATGGCTTCATCAGTGCTTGAGCCAAAAATAATTATAACTTTACAGCGTTTAATCCAGGAAAATGTCAAGACTGTTGGGTAA
- the yidD gene encoding membrane protein insertion efficiency factor YidD, with product MSRLLGKFFILLIRFYQYAISPLLMSSCRYTPSCSVYGAEAIKKHGPFKGGWLTLKRLASCNPWGGSGYDPVP from the coding sequence ATGTCAAGACTGTTGGGTAAGTTTTTTATTTTGTTGATCCGTTTTTATCAATACGCTATTTCACCTCTCCTGATGTCTTCATGCCGTTATACGCCATCATGCTCGGTCTACGGAGCGGAAGCCATAAAGAAACACGGGCCTTTCAAAGGAGGATGGCTTACCCTGAAACGTCTGGCATCATGCAATCCCTGGGGCGGGAGCGGTTACGATCCGGTTCCCTGA
- a CDS encoding SRPBCC domain-containing protein, producing the protein MMINTIITSTQVYNHPLEVVWRALSEESELRKWFFPVQHYQFEKEREFRFYESEDSNRFLHRCRFTEIIPMQLIAYTWEFPEFSSGISLVQWQLEQMGDQTRLTLTHSGLEAFAEAGDDFKPENFQFGWDHFVHDVLRLYLNGIEKLVFKTTIKANAEKIWETLWDKETYKQWTEPFTIGSYYDGEIQTGNRIHFLTPEGHGMYSNVAFVKDNEHVVLQHIGEMAGFEELPPDEKTLKWTGSCESYQLLSADNGMLLRVEVDTDATHLTAMNEIFPVALQRLKEICEKD; encoded by the coding sequence ATGATGATAAACACAATAATTACCTCAACACAAGTCTATAACCATCCGCTTGAAGTGGTCTGGAGAGCCTTATCGGAAGAAAGCGAACTGAGAAAATGGTTTTTCCCGGTGCAGCATTATCAATTTGAAAAAGAGCGGGAATTCAGGTTTTATGAAAGTGAAGACTCGAACCGCTTCCTGCACAGATGCAGGTTCACGGAGATTATTCCAATGCAGTTAATCGCTTATACCTGGGAGTTTCCGGAGTTTTCTTCGGGAATTTCTCTTGTGCAATGGCAGCTTGAGCAAATGGGCGATCAAACACGGCTTACGCTGACACATTCCGGTCTTGAAGCCTTTGCCGAAGCGGGTGACGATTTTAAACCTGAGAACTTTCAGTTTGGCTGGGATCATTTTGTGCATGATGTGCTGAGGCTTTATCTGAATGGAATAGAAAAACTGGTTTTTAAAACCACTATAAAGGCGAATGCTGAAAAAATCTGGGAAACTTTGTGGGACAAGGAAACCTACAAACAGTGGACTGAGCCATTTACCATCGGTTCATACTATGATGGTGAGATTCAAACCGGAAACCGAATTCATTTCCTTACTCCAGAAGGCCACGGAATGTACAGCAATGTTGCCTTTGTAAAAGATAATGAACATGTTGTTTTGCAACATATTGGTGAGATGGCCGGTTTTGAGGAACTGCCTCCCGACGAAAAAACATTGAAATGGACGGGAAGTTGTGAATCTTACCAGCTCCTTAGTGCTGATAATGGAATGCTGCTGCGGGTGGAGGTTGATACCGATGCGACCCACCTCACTGCAATGAATGAGATTTTTCCTGTTGCATTACAAAGACTTAAAGAAATTTGCGAAAAGGATTGA
- a CDS encoding ChaN family lipoprotein — protein MKHYYPYPILILCLILMSSTLAAEKPAYQLYNAKGKNAKYSKLIKEAEDADIILFGEQHNNPISHWLQLEVSKDLHSIYGENLVLGAEMFEADNALILQEYVSDAIRTRNFEAEAKLWPNYKTDIKPLIEFARENKLDFIATNVPRRYAAAVNFGGFEALEELSDEARSFIAPLPIAFDPELPQYIKMAEMMGGQMGEHANNNIVKAQALKDATMAHFILNNYEPGKVFLHFHGSFHSDYYEGIMWYLLQQNPDLKILTIATIESDSVDEFPEDQQGIADYVIVTPGSMTKTH, from the coding sequence ATGAAACACTATTACCCCTACCCTATTTTAATTCTGTGTTTGATTTTAATGAGCAGTACACTTGCTGCTGAAAAACCGGCTTACCAGCTTTATAATGCAAAAGGCAAAAACGCGAAGTATTCAAAACTTATCAAGGAAGCCGAAGACGCTGATATCATTCTTTTTGGTGAGCAGCACAACAATCCAATCAGTCATTGGCTGCAACTGGAAGTAAGCAAAGACTTGCATTCAATTTATGGTGAGAACCTGGTATTGGGCGCCGAAATGTTTGAAGCTGACAATGCACTCATCCTGCAGGAGTATGTTTCCGATGCGATCCGTACAAGAAATTTTGAAGCGGAAGCCAAATTATGGCCCAACTATAAAACAGACATCAAACCATTGATTGAATTTGCCCGTGAAAACAAGCTGGATTTTATTGCTACAAATGTTCCGAGGCGTTACGCGGCTGCAGTAAATTTTGGTGGATTTGAAGCCCTTGAAGAACTCAGCGATGAAGCCAGATCATTCATTGCACCGCTACCCATCGCTTTTGATCCTGAACTGCCTCAATACATAAAAATGGCAGAAATGATGGGCGGGCAAATGGGTGAGCATGCCAACAATAACATCGTGAAAGCCCAGGCGCTGAAAGATGCGACCATGGCGCATTTTATCCTGAACAATTACGAACCTGGCAAAGTATTTCTGCATTTCCACGGCAGCTTTCATTCCGATTATTATGAAGGCATTATGTGGTACCTGCTGCAACAAAACCCGGACTTGAAAATCCTCACCATCGCCACAATAGAATCAGATAGTGTTGATGAATTTCCTGAAGACCAGCAAGGAATTGCAGACTACGTGATTGTTACACCCGGTTCAATGACGAAAACGCATTAA
- a CDS encoding potassium/proton antiporter: MDLSLGTYLLIGSLLLLVSIIAGKTSYRFGFPTLILFLLIGMLAGSEGLGGINFDDPKLAQYIGVVCLCFILFSGGLDTDWKYIRPIIWHGVSLSTLGVLFTAAFLGVFVWLVTDFTIYEGLLLGAIVSSTDAAAVFSILRSKRIALKSNLRPTLEFESGSNDPMAYFLTIAMLSLVVNQDQSLVMIIPLFLKQMLIGAGLGFVFAKASIFLINRIKLVFEGLYPVLVIALMLLTFSATDFLQGNGFLAVYICAVYIGNKDFIHKKTILKMFDAMAWLMQIILFLTLGLLVFPSHVLPVAGIGLIISVFLILFARPLSVYLSLLPFRIKFRKKLYISWVGLRGAVPIVFATYPLIAGIDKSEMIFNIVFFVSVTSVLIQGTTLSTVAKWLRVAIPERAKVKTSVETLLFENHKTVMDEILIPENGCAVGRRIVELHFPKSTIVTMIHRENEFIIPDGSTIIEANDILMVLSDNAQNIDFARKNLCEIESGLV, encoded by the coding sequence ATGGATTTATCACTTGGTACATATCTTCTGATCGGATCACTTCTGCTTCTTGTTAGCATCATTGCAGGCAAAACCTCTTACCGATTTGGGTTTCCTACCCTGATATTGTTTCTCCTTATCGGCATGCTGGCCGGTTCAGAAGGCCTTGGAGGTATTAATTTTGACGATCCGAAGCTGGCGCAGTATATCGGTGTTGTGTGCCTCTGTTTTATATTGTTTTCCGGCGGACTGGATACCGATTGGAAATATATAAGGCCGATCATATGGCACGGCGTTTCGCTGTCAACGCTGGGAGTGCTTTTCACTGCTGCCTTCCTGGGCGTGTTTGTCTGGTTGGTGACTGATTTCACTATCTACGAAGGCCTGCTGTTGGGCGCCATTGTTTCTTCGACTGATGCTGCTGCGGTTTTTTCCATTTTGAGGTCGAAAAGAATAGCGCTCAAAAGTAATTTGCGCCCAACACTTGAATTTGAAAGCGGTAGCAATGATCCGATGGCCTACTTTCTTACTATTGCCATGCTCAGCCTTGTAGTTAACCAGGATCAAAGCCTTGTCATGATCATACCTTTATTTTTGAAACAGATGTTGATTGGCGCAGGCCTGGGTTTTGTGTTCGCCAAAGCAAGTATTTTTTTGATTAACAGGATTAAACTTGTTTTTGAAGGCCTGTATCCGGTACTCGTAATTGCTCTGATGCTTTTAACATTTTCAGCTACCGATTTTCTACAGGGCAATGGCTTTCTTGCTGTTTATATTTGCGCCGTTTATATTGGGAATAAGGACTTTATTCATAAGAAAACCATACTCAAGATGTTTGATGCTATGGCATGGCTTATGCAAATCATTTTGTTTCTTACACTTGGGTTGCTGGTCTTTCCCTCACATGTGCTTCCTGTTGCTGGTATAGGTTTGATCATTTCAGTGTTTTTAATTCTTTTTGCACGACCACTGAGTGTTTATCTAAGCCTGCTTCCTTTCAGGATTAAGTTCAGAAAAAAGCTCTATATTTCGTGGGTTGGCCTGCGCGGCGCAGTGCCTATTGTTTTTGCCACTTATCCATTGATTGCAGGAATTGATAAGTCAGAAATGATTTTCAATATTGTATTTTTTGTTTCAGTTACTTCTGTTCTGATACAGGGCACAACACTCTCAACAGTTGCCAAATGGCTGCGGGTTGCTATTCCCGAAAGGGCAAAAGTCAAAACATCAGTTGAAACATTGCTTTTTGAGAACCATAAAACTGTGATGGATGAGATACTGATTCCCGAAAATGGTTGTGCCGTTGGGCGTCGGATTGTGGAGTTGCATTTTCCAAAATCAACCATCGTTACGATGATTCATCGCGAAAATGAGTTTATCATTCCCGATGGATCCACAATTATTGAAGCCAATGATATCCTGATGGTTTTATCTGATAATGCTCAAAACATTGATTTCGCCAGAAAGAATTTGTGTGAAATTGAAAGTGGTTTAGTGTGA